In the genome of Brachypodium distachyon strain Bd21 chromosome 3, Brachypodium_distachyon_v3.0, whole genome shotgun sequence, the window ATGGCGCTCCCGGCCACCATGAAGGTGCTGGGCCTCGTCCCGGGGCTGGCGCTCGTCGTGGTCGCCGCGGCGCTCACGGATGCGTCCATCGAGCTCCTCATGCGGTTCAGCAACGCCGTGGGCGCCGCCTCGTACGGCGAGGCCATGGGCGACGCCTTCGGGGCGCTCGGCAGGGGACTCCTCCAGGCCTGCGTCGTCGTCAACAACGTCGGCGTCATGGTCGTCTACATGATCATCATCGGTACGCCGGCCACGCGAGTTCTTGATTCCCAATACAGAGGAGCGCTCTAAGGTTAAGAAATGTGTGATCTGACTTGGTGAAAATGTATGGAAACGGACAAATTAAGGGGACGTACTCTCGGGGACATCTTCGGGCCGGGTGCACCACCAAGGGGTGCTGGAAGGATGGTTCGGGCCGTGCCCCTGGAACGGCCGCTTCGCCGTGCTCCTCGTCACCACCCTCGGCGTCTTCACGCCGCTCGCATGTTTCAAGCGCGTCGGTGCGTAATACGTAACGTGATTGCTAGCATCCAGGCCGGTCGTTTCATTTAGTAGTATCGGGCGTGTAACAACATTGGGCTGTGTTCTTGGTCTGGTTTACTTTAGATTCGCTGAAATACACGTCCACCGTGTCGGTTGGGCTGGCCGTCGTGTTCGTCGTGATCACCGCCGGGATCGCCATCATCAAGCTGCAGATGCGGGAACAGATCCCGATGCCCATGCTGTTCCCCGACGTCCACGACTGGCCCTCCATCTTCAAGCTCTTCACGGCCGCTCCAGTTCTCGTCACGGCCTACATTTGCCACTACAATGGTAGTATAGCTATGCGATAATGTGAGCTGATCACCTCCAGCTCTGACTGCCATTATCTGATTTGACACTCTTTGCATATATGCAGTGCACCCAATCCACAACGAGCTCAAGGACCACGCCCAGATCAGGCCGATCGTGCGCGCCTCGCTGGTGCTCTGCTCCACCGTGTACGTCACCACCAGCTTCTTcggcttcctcctcttcggcgacgACACGCTGGACGACGTGCTGGCAAACTTCGACTCGGACCTGGGCATCCCCTACAGCTCCGTCTTCAACGACGCCGTCAGGGTCAGCTACGCGCTCCACCTCATGCTcgtcttccccatcgtcttccaCGCGCTGCGCATGAACATGGAcggcctcctcttcccctccgCCTGCCCGCTGTCCCGCGACGACCGCAGGTTCGCCGCGCTCACGGCATCGCTCCTCGCCGTCATCTTCCTCGCCGCAAACTACATCCCCAACATCTGGGACGCGTTCCAGTTCAcgggcgccaccgccgccgtctccatcGGATACATTTTccccgcggccatggcgctcAGGTGAGTATCGATGCCCTTGATGCTTAAGTAGAGTTGGCCGTTAATGGCTGCCTGCTTTGTTGATCTCGTTTACTGTCAGGGATCGTCACGGAATAGCGAAGAAGAGGGACAAGTTCCTGGCGGTGTTCATGATTGCTGTCGCGGCGGTGTCAAATGGAGTGGCAGTGTACAGCGACGCTTGCTCGTCCTCGTGAACTCTTGCCCGTCTCCAGCATGTTGCTCTGTATATTACTCGTCAGTGAGGAGGAGAGACTTGCTAAAGAGCTTCCCCTGACTTGAGTTCCGCACAAAATGCATCTgtacgtgtatatatacatctgGGTCACCGAGATGGCAGAAGTTAACTAAGATTTCTAGATTTGGATCCAGTGAATTATAGTGCCAAAAAGTCAAAATTGTAGAGAactttttgttcttttgacTTGACTAGCAGAATGCGCGTGCGCTGCCAAGGAAAGCCACTTTcggatattttcttttttcctcttgGGCCACATCCATTCTCTCTCTTGGGCCAGCTTCCCCGAGAGCGCCCAGCCCATGCCCGCACGAGCGCTCgtgcccgtcttcctcctAGCGCCAAAAGCAGCACACGTGTGCGTcggccgccgcaatctccgccCTCGACGACGCCTCCTCGACCCGCAACCCGTTCAGGCGCTCTGAACCGTATCCCATGgcctttcccttccttttcCCCTCCTCAATCATCCCCCGGCTGAACCGCCTTAGGTGCGTCGTCGTAGCGGCTTCCGTTGGCCCAGATCAACACGCCGGGGATGAGGGCTGAGAGAACGAACATGTTCTCCTGTTTTTTGTGAAATTAAACGACTGTTGAACCGCCTAAGCACGCGTTGTCGTAGCGGCTCCCGTTGGCCCAGATCAACACGTCGGGGGATGAGGGCTGAGAGAACGAACATATTCCCTGCTCGGCGTCTGGAGCGGATGAAGGAGTGGTTTGCGTGCAGGCGGATGAGGTGGGTCTCGGGGGCTTGACggaaaaaagggagaaaagaaGTTGGAACGGTACGGTTTTTTTTCCATTGGTATATAGATATACATAGATTCGATGCAATCATGGAGGGTCACAAATTTTATGGGAAGTTTGACAGGCGACGGTGAAggaaacggtccgtattttttatataGGTATAGATATCTTGTTATCACTGGCATTGTGAATTGGCACACTAGCATTGTGAATTGACACAGATTGCTCGcacaaataaaaaagagaCACAATTGAACTCTTATTACTAGAGGTGCTTGCAAGTCCAGGGAGTCTCATGTTTCAGGACTTCAGTCCCAGCGGGCTTGAGTTCCACATATAAATGCATCTGTACTCGTACCTGTATATATCCATCTGGCTCTGCAAGATGTGCAGAAGTTAACTAATTTTTTCTAGATTCGGATCCGATGGattatctatatctatacatatctaaaaaatacggaccgttcaCTTCACCGTCGTCTATCAAACTTTAACTTCCCAAAAAATTTGTGGCCCCTCCaagattgcatgtatattaggcctactaaACTGGCTGGCCCATTACCTACACCGAATTGGACTGGAACTGCGCGAGGGAATCCATCGCCAGCGGGATCATTACGAGAGTCGGGCAACAACTCCGAATCCTCCTAGGGCCAAATTACACGAGGAGATGGCGAATTGTTGGAAGAAGCTGATGAGACAGACTGCGAAACAGAgaatggtggcggcgcctAGGGTATAGTAGAGAGAACGAGAGATGATGGCCAAGTGTAGAATGGGAGATGGGAGAAGGCGCCTCGATGCCTTTCTTCTGTGAGCCTAACTGAGCGAGAGA includes:
- the LOC100826972 gene encoding amino acid transporter AVT6A codes for the protein MPMAGGAGGDLDTEGMRRPLLTRKRSKDDRGEDPQDGGGDASLAGAVFNLSTTIVGAGIMALPATMKVLGLVPGLALVVVAAALTDASIELLMRFSNAVGAASYGEAMGDAFGALGRGLLQACVVVNNVGVMVVYMIIIGDVLSGTSSGRVHHQGVLEGWFGPCPWNGRFAVLLVTTLGVFTPLACFKRVDSLKYTSTVSVGLAVVFVVITAGIAIIKLQMREQIPMPMLFPDVHDWPSIFKLFTAAPVLVTAYICHYNVHPIHNELKDHAQIRPIVRASLVLCSTVYVTTSFFGFLLFGDDTLDDVLANFDSDLGIPYSSVFNDAVRVSYALHLMLVFPIVFHALRMNMDGLLFPSACPLSRDDRRFAALTASLLAVIFLAANYIPNIWDAFQFTGATAAVSIGYIFPAAMALRDRHGIAKKRDKFLAVFMIAVAAVSNGVAVYSDACSSS